In Trichoderma atroviride chromosome 2, complete sequence, one DNA window encodes the following:
- a CDS encoding uncharacterized protein (BUSCO:EOG092D08HR), translating to MLCMEMPFLFSVRSCSRFRSSTWQNRLLVRLRRYPPSTRLALSEKGGLTACLSYLDFFATSTQRTAVTTAANCCRNIPDDSFPVVKDVMPTLLNVLNSNDQRVVEQASLCVSGIVESFKYHPSKLEELISVDLLRAILRLLVPGTTNLIGPNIHTQFLRVLAFTARASARLSSELFKLNVVETLYQILTGVSPPTGTEDVASKLDSVIIMQALIHRPREQIVEALNVICELLPDLPRNAGIAVGDFMELHDAIEPIAPSSLGSRCDPGPNDRRLELLEDCKDQVRRFVLIIFPTLTDAFSSTINLSVRQKVLTAQIKMLSNLDQNLLAEALAPVPYASFLASILSQQDHPSLVILGLQATELLLTRLGSVYRYQLYREGVILEIQKLAVDDSQPGTKEDSKLRNTSRRRSLPDAGDSSTPSSDHESEDNDNEDEEAEDEGEGAAHEHHSSGGDEEDVDNELNASDVSPASSRGSSMSLDATSLPYVSNIQLMKSRIITIAKKFLEVHEKDGHGQVMRTQTTQILQTLSQLAEELEAFYLATSKHSSPETGRTLFSKLSSYFDTDILESITSAELLASGIVRVLLAIFSNPDESLAHAAQASFLEVFMNPAVKPKPGTGVTESQATPFGVLIHKLQDLLSRSEHFEVITVHQNSFDGNRSSPASMLGKQIKLRLVADDELSIPRSYRNIMVSIHAIATFKSLDDYLRPRISLAERPRISRRDGLSRALAAIANSSMSQNFAAGASLTGSTTQPPLPLMSGSSASRFSGGANSKLSSHQGETANSQPAGPSTDKGSLRRSSRLFRSSAEIPNPSTRPPDEDKAPQPTLECADEKQLTDDDDDDDEAGDSTALDAIVGELDEDMEGRGDPDPSAVNLEVASGNIITRKEDGTRVPTPTGSRFKDYGSYKHSSPAASHSSSRQPSYSSILQSAPQDWYIEFTLDDKVIPNETTIYRAVHMSTPSSGDHNNKNIWSSTHPIKFRRVSGQPPAESRPTNFNIETDGEVENGISASLAKHPITASILQLLNILHDLNANIEDVLIENRNSMVGLRVEQLSQFVNTKLTAKLNRQLEEPLIVASSCLPSWSEDLARLYPFLFPFETRHLFLQSTSFGYARSMARWQNAQSTDDNRRDRSNERPFLGRLQRQKVRISRLKILESALKVMELYGASQSILEVEYFEEVGTGLGPTLEFYSTVSKEFCKKKLKLWREVDSAGSDEFVMGQTGLFPRPLSPEEATTPNGERILHLFKALGKFVARSMIDSRIVDIHFNPIFFRIGDPSLTGVKPSLGAVKLVDPGLARSLKTIKKFVLAKKEIDENPNLTPAQKVADTEAIMIDNARLEDFCLDFTLPGYPEIELEEHGSSKRVTMENVDTYLEKVIDMTLGTGVKRQIDAFRTGFSQVFPYTALRAFTPDELVSLFGQVEEDWSLETLMDSIKADHGFNMDSRSVKNLLQAMSELDLKQRRDFLQFTTGSPKLPIGGFKSLTPMFTVVCKPSEPPYTSDAYLPSVMTCVNYLKLPDYTTMDILKKQLYTAIREGQGAFHLS from the exons ATGTTGTGTATGGAAATGCCGTTCCTGTTCTCTGtcagaagctgctcgagatTTCGTTCATCGACCTGGCAGAACAGGCTCTTAGTACGCTTGAGAAGATATCCACCGAGTACCCGTCTAGCATTGTCCGAGAAGGGGGGGCTCACGGCATGCTTATCATACCTCGACTTCTTTGCAACGAGCACTCAGCGAACAGCGGTGACTACAGCGGCCAATTGCTGTCGGAATATTCCCGATGACTCATTCCCTGTAGTCAAGGATGTCATGCCAACCCTGCTCAATGTCCTCAACAGCAATGACCAACGAGTTGTGGAGCAGGCTTCCTTGTGTGTCTCAGGAATCGTCGAAAGCTTCAAATATCACCCGTCGAAGCTCGAAGAATTAATCAGTGTTGACCTACTGCGCGCGATATTACGTCTCCTTGTCCCAGGGACTACGAATCTCATTGGCCCCAACATTCATACTCAGTTTCTCCGCGTATTAGCATTCACTGCAAGGGCAAGCGCCCGACTCTCCTCTGAGCTCTTCAAGTTAAATGTTGTCGAGACACTCTATCAAATTTTGACGGGAGTTTCTCCTCCTACGGGCACTGAGGATGTAGCATCTAAGCTGGACAGTGTCATCATTATGCAGGCGCTTATCCACCGGCCCCGCGAGCAAATTGTGGAAGCCCTCAATGTCATATGTGAGCTGCTTCCAGACTTGCCTCGTAATGCAGGAATTGCCGTGGGTGACTTTATGGAGCTGCATGATGCGATTGAGCCAATTGCACCGTCATCTTTGGGCAGTAGATGCGATCCGGGCCCCAACGACCGCCGGCTTGAACTTTTGGAAGACTGCAAAGACCAAGTTCGCCGTTTCGTGCTCATCATTTTCCCAACATTAACAGATGCTTTCTCCAGCACAATCAACCTGAGTGTACGCCAGAAAGTATTGACTGCTCAGATAAAGATGCTTTCCAATTTGGACCAAAATCTTCTGGCTGAGGCACTAGCACCAGTGCCTTATGCATCCTTTCTAGCTTCTATTTTATCACAGCAAGATCACCCCTCCCTAGTTATTCTAGGCCTCCAAGCAACGGAATTACTCCTTACCCGCCTTGGTAGCGTTTATCGATACCAACTTTATCGCGAAGGCGTAATTCTTGAGATTCAAAAACTTGCAGTCGACGACAGCCAGCCTGGCACCAAGGAAGATTCAAAGTTGAGGAACACGTCCCGACGACGCAGTCTGCCCGATGCTGGCGATAGTAGCACGCCATCATCAGACCATGAGTCGGAAGACAATGAtaacgaagacgaagaagcagaggaCGAGGGCGAAGGTGCTGCTCATGAACACCACTCTTctggcggcgacgaagaagacgttgaTAATGAGCTTAATGCTAGTGACGTATCACCTGCTAGTTCTCGCGGATCTTCGATGTCGCTGGATGCCACGTCTCTTCCCTATGTTTCCAATATCCAACTAATGAAGTCCCGTATTATCACCATTGCAAAGAAATTTCTAGAAGTCCACGAAAAAgacggccacggccaggTCATGCGAACGCAAACTACGCAGATACTGCAAACTTTATCCCAGCTAGCAGAAGAACTCGAGGCCTTTTACTTAGCCACGTCAAAACATTCATCTCCAGAAACTGGACGGACactcttctccaagctctcAAGCTACTTTGATACCGACATCCTGGAAAGCATTACCAGTGCAGAACTTCTAGCGTCTGGTATAGTGAGAGTGCTTCTTGCAATTTTCAGCAATCCTGACGAATCGCTGGCGCACGCTGCCCAAGCAAGCTTTTTGGAAGTGTTCATGAATCCCGCGGTGAAGCCCAAGCCCGGAACTGGCGTCACGGAATCACAAGCAACACCATTCGGCGTATTAATTCATAAATTACAAGATTTGCTCAGTAGGTCAGAGCATTTTGAAGTCATTACCGTTCATCAAAACAGCTTTGATGGTAATCGCAGCAGCCCCGCGTCAATGTTGGGTAAGCAGATCAAACTCAGGCTGGttgcagatgatgagctATCGATTCCCCGATCTTACCGAAACATTATGGTTTCCATTCACGCAATCGCCACCTTCAAGTCCCTTGATGATTATCTTCGTCCACGAATTAGTCTGGCGGAGCGGCCAAGGATCTCCCGGAGAGATGGACTCTCTAGAGCCCTTGCGGCTATAGCTAATTCTAGCATGTCGCAAAATTTTGCTGCAGGCGCCAGTTTAACTGGATCTACCACGcagcctcctttgcctctaATGTCAGGGTCCTCGGCTTCACGGTTTTCCGGCGGAGCCAACAGCAAGCTATCATCTCATCAGGGAGAGACAGCCAACTCGCAGCCTGCCGGGCCATCTACCGATAAGGGGTCACTACGTCGCTCTTCACGGCTCTTTCGGTCATCCGCAGAAATACCAAATCCTTCGACTCGTCCTCCTGATGAAGACAAGGCTCCACAGCCTACTTTGGAGTGTGCAGATGAGAAACAGCTCactgacgatgacgatgacgacgacgaagctgGCGACAGTACTGCTCTTGATGCTATTGTCGGCGAGCTTGATGAAGATAtggaaggaagaggagatcCGGATCCATCGGCCGTAAATCTCGAAGTTGCCTCTGGAAACATCATCACTCGAAAAGAGGACGGCACGAGAGTCCCCACACCGACTGGATCAAGATTCAAGGACTATGGCTCGTATAAGCATAGCAGCCCGGCAGCATCTCATTCTTCATCGCGACAGCCCTCATACTCCTCCATACTCCAGTCTGCCCCTCAGGATTGGTATATTGAGTTCACGCTGGATGATAAAGTTATTCCAAATGAGACGACCATTTATCGTGCTGTTCATATGTCGACACCCTCGTCAGGTGACCACAACAATAAAAACATTTGGTCATCCACACACCCCATCAAGTTTCGAAGAGTCTCTGGACAGCCTCCAGCAGAGTCTAGACCGACCAACTTCAATATCGAGACTGATGGAGAAGTGGAGAATGGGATTTCGGCATCACTAGCGAAGCACCCAATAACCGCCTCTatcctgcagcttctcaacatcCTTCACGACCTCAATGCTAACATAGAAGACGTTTTAATTGAAAATAGGAATAGTATGGTTGGCCTCCGGGTTGAGCAATTGTCTCAGTTCGTGAATACAAAGCTTACGGCTAAGCTTAATCGCCAATTAGAGGAGCCATTAATCGTTgcgagcagctgcttgcCGAGTTGGTCTGAAGATTTAGCACGCCTCTACCCTTTTCTGTTCCCCTTCGAGACTCGGCATCTCTTTCTCCAGTCAACATCATTCGGATATGCCCGGTCAATGGCTCGTTGGCAGAACGCACAGTCGACGGATGATAATCGACGAGATCGCTCCAATGAGCGGCCGTTCTTGGGCCGACTTCAGAGGCAGAAAGTCCGCATCTCCCGACTCAAGATCCTCGAGTCAGCGTTGAAAGTGATGGAGCTATACGGCGCCTCCCAAAGTATATTGGAAGTCGAATATTTTGAAGAAGTTGGCACTGGCTTAGGCCCGACGCTCGAATTCTACTCTACCGTATCGAAAGAGTTTTGCAAAAAGAAACTCAAACTTTGGCGAGAAGTCGACTCTGCCGGGTCAGATGAGTTTGTAATGGGCCAGACGGGGCTATTTCCCCGGCCTCTCAGCCCCGAAGAGGCAACAACGCCAAATGGAGAGCGCATTCTTCATTTATTCAAGGCTCTCGGCAAATTTGTGGCCCGATCAATGATCGATTCTCGTATAGTTGATATCCACTTCAATCCGATATTTTTCAGAATTGGAGATCCCTCCCTGACTGGTGTCAAGCCCTCTTTGGGAGCGGTAAAGCTTGTTGACCCAGGTCTTGCTCGCTCTCTGAAAACAATCAAGAAATTTGTGCTGGCTAAGAAAGAGATTGATGAAAACCCAAATCTCACACCAGCACAAAAAGTGGCTGATACAGAGGCAATCATGATCGACAATGCGAGGTTAGAGGATTTCTGTCTCGACTTTACGTTGCCTGGCTACCCCGAAATTGAACTTGAGGAGCATGGTTCTTCGAAGCGAGTTACTATGGAAAACGTTGATACCTACTTGGAAAAAGTCATTGATATGACTCTGGGGACTGGTGTTAAACGCCAAATTGATGCTTTTCGTACTGGTTTCTCGCAGGTGTTCCCATATACTGCACTGAGAGCTTTCACTCCCGACGAATTAGTATCGCTGTTTGGACAAGTAGAAGAAGACTGGAGCCTTGAGA CTCTTATGGATTCTATCAAGGCGGACCATGGCTTCAACATGGACAGTCGAAGCGTGAAGAACCTACTGCAGGCGATGAGCGAGCTGGATCTCAAACAGCGACGAGATTTCCTACAATTCACCACTGGTAGCCCAAAGCTTCCTATTGGCG GCTTTAAAAGTTTAACTCCGATGTTTACCGTTGTTTGTAAACCAAGCGAGCCTCCGTACACCTCTGACGCTTATCTACCAAGTGTCATGACGTGCGTGAATTATCTGAAACTTCCAGATTATACGACGATGGACATCCTGAAGAAACAGCTGTATACTGCAATCAGGGAAGGACAGGGAGCTTTCCATTTGTCATGA
- a CDS encoding uncharacterized protein (EggNog:ENOG41), translating into MPPEPHSSGTTRKSRECRSTGSTKQVRFPTRRRRVRGQSNGVQKRENSSLKRGNSSLERKGPSLKQQTLTQMSFVSSFGEEVTLALTDDDASDEDGTACDKSGLTVPQRESETLLTKEPLELATREDAIIIQDSCGSTYDGSDDDDAPAGVNISPPQWPEHVQEAAAMPPRSVAWAGSLDIVRDSPRRRAHLSRNLEELESTQSSQEDGASLSAHVHFAAVEADDREIPDSDEEDNEELQLRDFSRLIHQETLYAGHETQLIMQEMASLEDPVLTPENSPNRRQPTASHNSLALTPSDGIADGKHDFLMEDTQSQPTAIPQTPAFSLPSSQTTQVGPDDQTGFSQGHNNHHAPTHTQLPSQGQIFESQRVPLQILQSLAPVSARTDILIPTPSEVLDPIISGSEAFVHLAYRVPEEVQRFWLFSHGLLRYMACIQPGRPHGRGWDYQIDQVYQLNNALEERDMQEEGWVNGEVRRYIYLPPAIAGQLLWNLRCATFGQDRSQKDDKIEISSNHPTSSHKDPTSSATTLQSAKTSTAYIRDHDTAGQPSSLILQDYGSSTATLPANAVFGSSPLLTKSQMLSDSLISDKL; encoded by the coding sequence ATGCCCCCAGAACCTCACTCTAGTGGTACTACCCGAAAAAGTCGGGAATGTCGCTCGACGGGCTCTACCAAGCAGGTCCGTTTCCCTACGCGGCGCAGGAGAGTTCGGGGCCAGAGCAATGGGGTCCAGAAACGAGAGAACTCGTCGTTGAAGCGAGGAAATTCATCGTTGGAGCGAAAAGGCCCGTCGTTGAAGCAGCAGACATTGACACAGATGAGTTTCGTCTCGTCATTCGGTGAAGAAGTtaccttggccttgacggaTGACGATGCCTCAGATGAAGACGGGACAGCTTGTGACAAGAGTGGCTTGACGGTTCCTCAACGGGAATCTGAAACTCTGTTAACAAAGGAGCCACTAGAGTTGGCGACAAgagaagatgccatcatTATTCAAGATTCCTGTGGTTCAACTTACGACGGCtctgacgatgacgatgcaCCAGCCGGTGTCAACATCTCTCCTCCACAATGGCCTGAACATGTACAGGAAGCTGCTGCGATGCCTCCCCGATCTGTGGCATGGGCCGGTTCGTTGGATATAGTTAGAGATTCTCCACGGCGCCGTGCGCATCTGAGCAGAAATCTGGAGGAATTGGAAAGCACCCAGAGCTctcaagaagacggcgcATCGTTATCGGCACATGTCCATTTTGCAGCTGTGGAAGCGGATGACCGGGAAATTCCAGACTCGGACGAGGAAGACAatgaggagctgcagctgagagATTTCAGCAGGCTGATACACCAAGAAACGCTCTACGCCGGCCACGAGACTCAACTTATTATGCAGgaaatggcttctttggaggACCCGGTACTAACCCCTGAGAATTCACCAAACAGAAGACAGCCGACGGCGTCTCATAATTCGCTCGCCTTGACGCCATCGGATGGAATTGCGGATGGCAAACATGACTTTCTGATGGAAGATACTCAGAGCCAGCCTACTGCAATACCACAAACTCCTGCCTTCTCATTACCATCATCACAAACGACGCAAGTCGGCCCCGATGACCAAACTGGTTTCAGCCAAGGGCATAATAATCACCACGCTCCAACACATACACAATTGCCCAGTCAGGGTCAGATCTTTGAGTCTCAGCGCGTGCCACTTCAAATTCTCCAGTCTCTCGCCCCAGTATCCGCGCGCACGGATATCCTCATTCCCACGCCATCCGAAGTACTTGATCCCATCATTAGCGGCTCCGAGGCATTTGTCCATCTTGCTTATCGAGTGCCCGAAGAAGTCCAGCGGTTCTGGCTATTCAGCCACGGTTTATTACGCTACATGGCCTGTATACAGCCTGGCAGGCCTCACGGTCGTGGCTGGGATTACCAGATTGACCAAGTTTATCAGCTCAATAACGCATTGGAAGAGCGTGAtatgcaagaagaaggatgggTAAATGGCGAGGTCCGACGATACATTTACCTTCCTCCGGCAATAGCGGGCCAGCTTCTGTGGAATTTGAGATGCGCCACGTTTGGCCAAGATAGATCACAAAAAGACGATAAGATTGAAATATCATCAAATCACCCGACATCCAGCCATAAGGACCCGACTAGTTCAGCTACCACTCTACAGTCAGCCAAAACTAGTACTGCTTACATCCGTGACCACGATACTGCTGGCCAGCCAAGCAGCTTAATCTTACAAGACTATGGGAGCTCTACAGCTACTCTCCCGGCTAATGCTGTCTTTGGCTCATCTCCGCTTTTGACAAAGAGCCAAATGCTCTCTGACAGTTTGATAAGCGATAAACTATAA
- a CDS encoding uncharacterized protein (EggNog:ENOG41), whose amino-acid sequence MSRKRSASVISVDSDTKRPKHATPEDEPSSGQQLETTQNGAERDSSSEWADEESFSAVPSLSPTLHHIARRGIQRSIAMVLAHDGFQSASPEALESFTGAVETYLSSIIEEVKRFAISSRREAPIPSDFELMLRHHNLTISSLKPHIKGRLSNQDVTNRSENLITIDDTFNSLPLLGEELSGQPDKESKAFIPASFPGFPSTHTYRFTPQEDRRTRDSKQIREDAAKSAQLGEDALRRLVRASKMRKQKEVKSLVERDSQGKERFRLWESTMKRFMGGDRFREHADKVEIADHSMLVNADAKFSRREVSRLGKKSNAL is encoded by the exons ATGTCGCGCAAGCGCAGCGCATCCGTCATTTCCGTTGATTCGGACACAAAACGGCCTAAGCATGCGACCCCAGAAGACGAGCCTTCCAGCGGACAGCAACTTGAAACGACCCAAAACGGAGCGGAGCGAGATTCCTCTTCGGAATGGGCAGATGAAGAGTCCTTTTCAGCAGTGCCTTCTCTATCCCCAACCCTACATCACATTGCTCGCCGCGGTATCCAGCGTTCTATTGCCATGGTCCTGGCGCATGATGGATTTCAATCGGCCAGTCCTGAGGCGCTTGAGAGCTTCACAGGCGCAGTTGAGACGT ACTTAAGCTCCATTATCGAGGAAGTCAAGCGATTCGCAATATCATCACGTCGCGAGGCTCCCATCCCGTCAGATTTTGAACTCATGCTCAGACACCATAACTTGACAATTTCCTCTCTAAAACCGCACATCAAGGGCCGGCTCAGCAACCAAGATGTGACGAATCGCAGTGAAAACCTCATAACCATCGATGACACATTCAActccctccctcttctcggCGAAGAGCTCAGTGGCCAACCagacaaagagagcaagGCCTTTATACCGGCTTCTTTTCCCGGTTTTCCGAGCACACACACCTACAGATTTACTCCACAGGAAGACAGAAGGACGCGCGATTCCAAACAAATCAGAGAGGACGCGGCCAAGAGCGCACAGCTCGGCGAAGATGCGCTGCGCAGGTTGGTTCGGGCCTCGAAAATGcgcaagcaaaaagaagtCAAGTCATTGGTCGAGCGCGATAGCCAGGGCAAAGAGCGTTTCCGATTATGGGAGTCTACGATGAAACGATTCATGGGGGGCGATCGGTTCAGAGAGCACGCTGATAAGGTGGAAATTGCAGATCACAGCATGCTTGTAAATGCTGATGCCAAATTCTCGCGAAGAGAGGTATCTCGCCTGGGCAAGAAGTCCAATGCATTGTAA